Within Gammaproteobacteria bacterium, the genomic segment ATTGTGAGCTGCATCCCTTTGACATGAGTGAGGATGCTATCCGCCGCTTCAAGCCTAAGGGCATCATCCTGTCGGGAGGGCCGGACACGGTCACGGCGGAGACCACGGGCCGGGCGCCGGATATCGTATTCGAGCTGGGCGTGCCGGTGCTGGGCATCTGTTATGGCATGCAGACCATGGCCGCGCAACTGGGTGGCGAGGTG encodes:
- a CDS encoding GMP synthase (glutamine-hydrolyzing) → MTDIHADRVLILDFGSQYTQLIARRVRELGVYCELHPFDMSEDAIRRFKPKGIILSGGPDTVTAETTGRAPDIVFELGVPVLGICYGMQTMAAQLGGEV